TGTTTTACAcctattgtgtaaaaaaaaacctATTGGAAATTCCTGAGGGAATCCATGGGTTGAAAATGCTGACTGTTTTAGGGCTACAAACATGAACAGCTTTATGGTTTCAGGATTGGAACGCACCATTTTGTTCTTCTTCCCAGGACTTCGTCCGTTGCCATTTCCTTTGATGAAAGTAACGAGACAATAATAGATTATGAACATTAGTTTCATAATATCATTAGTTGTTTTTCCATCACTACAATGGGGAAGTGGTTTATAAAAAATCTACTGGACCAAATTAAGGTATTTTGGTTATAAACACACCTCTGTGTATGATGGTGATTCGATTGCTCAGCGTACTGTTCATTAACTTGTGAAGCTTCTCAAGTACACTCAACATCTTCACAAGCTCCTCTTGAGTAACTGCAACACCTGTGTTGGGATCTAACTTGGATTGTTTGGCTGCTGTTGAAGTGTCACCTTGCTCCTCTGAATCAATCACCTTTGATAACCTAAACAGGTTGTTCCTCTCAGTCAGAGTTTGCAGCTGGGAATCAGGAGAATTGGTCATGAGGTCAATCCTCAAAGATCCATCAAGACTTTCGGCTGAAGGCTGAATCTCCTCTTGTCCATCAGAATGGATTGTCACTATCTTTGATGGGTTATTGATACCTGTGCCCAAAGGTTTGTCTCTGACATCTGGGCGGCTAGTAGGTCTACTTATTTCATCTAAAGACCTCATAGATGCAGTCTTTCCATCTCCATTGGGAAATGTCGTCTTTGGTCTGGTCCTCAGTAGATTTTCAAAAATCCTTGTTGCTCGTGCTGTAATCTCCTCTATATCTGCTCCAGTTCTCCATGGATCTGGAGGTTCATCATTGTCTTTAGAGGCAAGTAAATTCATATTAatgaacatttaaatataaataagacaCCATAACATTCATTTATTAGACTATTTCAATAATTTATAGTTTGCATGTCTCTAAAATGGTGCATCTGCTCTGGTCCTTGAAAGGACTGGGTTTGTCTAATTAAGGTGTGTACAGAATCTAAACCCAAGGttgtttttacactgaaatgttCCCCCATACCCATAGAAACACCTCAAGTTGAATACCAATGCATTGAAACACCTTCAAAAACATTATGAACTTAAAATATCTCTTTTAAAGGCTTTTCTCAGCTTggacaaatatatattacataacagatgagaaatgcttttttttttccaaggaTCTTTCTAACCCTTTCTTAATCATCATTGTAAACTTTAAAGCAGACACTGACAAATCGCTTGTTCACACACAATAATAGTGGTATCATAAGCCTAATCTGAGGCAAAATTAAGCATTGTTGGAATGGAAAGAACAATAATACACCAGCTGTGCTGAATAATAAAACAGTAGCCACAGTGGCTTGTGCATTTCATACTTTGCCAATAACTTATTGTGCATATAATACTTTGATTCTCATTGTTGCAAGGTGCAAACAAATTATTATATCATTAATAGTTCATCATAAGTGGTTCATCATAAGTGGTTCAAGACCTCTCAGAATTAACCTGAATAAGAGCCGCTGAGACTTAATGCCCTAATTCAAGCCATTATGCAACACTACTCTACACCACTGAGCCAATTTTATCTGGAGGAAGAGTCCAGAACCTGAATGTGGAATGACAGATTTAAAGTTTGCACACAGTGGAAGTGCGGACAGAGCAAGGCCAACAGAACTTCACAAGAAACTGATGCTACTGGTCTGATTATCTTGGTCCCGAGCCATCTTTGAGTCTTTTGGCTTGACAACAGCGAAATGAACTTCCAATAGCAAAGAGAAATCACAAATGAGAGCTCTTTAATATCTCAGCTGTTCCTCTTAGACAGCAATGAAATTAAACAGAAAGAATAAGGAGACTTTTTATGCTTTTCCAAAGAAGAAGACCCCATTTATCTCACATGTCTCttttagagtttcagaagagatctcaccTCAAGAGAATCTTCTCccaaggaattttaggagaaacagcCAAGACaatgttttaaacaaaacatttgaggtctccattaagtctcctgagctactATAGAGCAAGCTCTGAACAATGAAATCTAGGTAAACCTTGAATTAGGTCACCAATTGctcagaaaataaagaaaaacatacataaaaacagTAATTGTATGCTAATTGGAAATTTAATTTATAAGTCCTAGATCAATGTGAAGTGATTATAAGATTATAATCATTGTGCTGTGATTGTAGGGAACACTTTGCATTGTTAAATAAAACTCAGTCAAAGCTAATTGTTTGAAGCTGGTGTTTAAATGTCTTAAGTCATGTCTAGAATGTAACGTTTGAGCTGCAAAACTTACTAGCATAAGAGTTCTGCAGAAAGAGGGTTACCATCTAGATTTTACCAATGTCTTACCTTCATCGGTTGGTTCCTCAAAAACATCTGGTTCTCCAGGTGCCAGCGGGGCAGCATCCATGATTGGAGTGAGAGTCAACAGAACAACTGTGGACAATACTTTCAACATGTCTCCCTTATACATCACTAAGGTGTGTCGATCTGGGTAAAATGAGGCAAAACGAGAGCAAATTCTTTGTCTAGGGATGTTTTAACAAGCTGCCTAATCTAAGTGACTGTCTCTtgctttgtctttctttgtctctGGACACATACACTTGCCTCACCTTTTACATAGATGCGCCTCTTGGATTAGAGGGCTTGTCAAGTGTGTTGCCTATTTTACGCCGTGCTGCTTCTACCATCACCCCACATCCACCGGGCCTTTTAAACCTGGTTCGACTTGCCCGTAGAACGGACACCCACATTACCATCAACCAATCTGACTGCAAACCCCTCCTTGccaagtccacacattgtgtgaCATTTGGGGCTATGTTTGGTGTCGGGGTCCTCCATTGTGAAGGCGGCATCAGGCACCAGGCCCTTCTGCGTCAGAGGCCCTTTCTACTTGGTCCCCTGTGCAAACACATTAAGAAGTGCCTTATCACTGCTTACACAGCAGCGCACCCAATGACTTTGTCCACCATGGGGTCAAAAGGGCCATGCCAAAATGAACGACGTTTGATGTGTGCGCCAATGCAAATAGCCTTCATGCATATGAGAATAAATTACCAAGGCGTGAAGTGCTGGATGCATTCAATGACAAAGATGCGACAAATagcaaaagcaaaaatgaagatAAATGCATTGGCGCACTCTCATCCGTACGATTACAGTTTGTTTAGAGTCTTACATAGCTTTATCTGCAACTTTAAACATACTAAATCTACAAGAAACACATGgccacacttttttttatatttgtgggTTGTGGACTCATTGTCATTATGTACCAATGACAATAAATTCCTGTCTTTTTGATCATTTAAATTACATACCTGCCTGTGCAAACTAGCTGCTATGATGCCAGGGTGCTTCCATGTGTTCTAAGTGGTTTTTAGCACATTGTGTCATGTGGTTACTATGGTATTTTTATGGGTAGGTGCTTATTGTAAAAAAGAGCCCATacaagtctctgtgatattctggtctctagatatggctcagatTTCTCTCAATGTAAGCaggatttattacatttttttggccCATTTAAAACTGATCATCTGCCAAACCAAAATAGAAAGACTGATCACTTAGAAAATTATTGTACAATTGGGTCAATGATctcccttaaaggtgcactcaataacttttgtctttgtctgaCACCTAGCGGTTTGGATGcagaatcatttaaaatcaaattttcagtttcagatgctttGTAGAATCTTAGGCTAAGTTCGAAATGGCATGCTACTCATACTACTCTTACGACTTCTACCATAtgagtctatggcagaaatagtatgagcagaggtgggtagagtagtcagaaactgtatttaagtaaaagtacaattactccaaaaacataattactcaagtagaagtactaacataaataattacctgagtaagagtaagaaagtatccaattaaaagagtaatcAAGTAGTGagtgaatcatcattgtgtaattagataaaatacaattgttaatcgtgtttaaaaataagtaattaaataataattgtattaataaccccagtgagcaagctgaaggcgactgtgacaaggaacacaaaactccataagatgtttatTAATGGagtaaaataaccttgggagaaaccagactcactgtgggggccagttcccctctggctaacatcatgaatataatgtacatGTTACTTATTAGTATGTTGATTAGTTAATTTGGTGTTTTACGTCATTAAAAGTTAAATTCTATTTAATGCGGAACATAATAGCCTACGGTTAAGATTatgatgcattagattagaatgttgACATGATtaatcaatacattttatagGGGAGAGATATACAGTAGATGTGTATTGATGAcgtttagattttctctccacatatGATTGGATTATCATCATGTTTTCtggacacgtcttttaggatttcacaacaaaccttTGATCGTGGCAATCACCCTCCCCACTCCTGTTCTCCTTCACCATCccatcattaattttcaataaacggCAGTTGATGCAGGAATAAAGATAGGAGACGcaagcatgtagttaagtcaagctttaccgcaAGCTTATCTCAATAATAGGGAGATAGGGTGAAAACAGAAAGCGAAAGTAACCTTCACGCTGGAGTTATATC
This genomic window from Xyrauchen texanus isolate HMW12.3.18 chromosome 11, RBS_HiC_50CHRs, whole genome shotgun sequence contains:
- the urp2 gene encoding urotensin II-related peptide, translated to MYKGDMLKVLSTVVLLTLTPIMDAAPLAPGEPDVFEEPTDEDNDEPPDPWRTGADIEEITARATRIFENLLRTRPKTTFPNGDGKTASMRSLDEISRPTSRPDVRDKPLGTGINNPSKIVTIHSDGQEEIQPSAESLDGSLRIDLMTNSPDSQLQTLTERNNLFRLSKVIDSEEQGDTSTAAKQSKLDPNTGVAVTQEELVKMLSVLEKLHKLMNSTLSNRITIIHRGNGNGRSPGKKNKMVLTDGTLKSTTATTVDGGGTSPKASTDQMDPTLNGKGFKKSLQSTPKKPNKRVCFWKYCSQN